One Thioalbus denitrificans DNA window includes the following coding sequences:
- a CDS encoding YihY/virulence factor BrkB family protein yields the protein MTDLRVKGRATFLGRVLAGFRANQGLLLSGAVAYYTLLSVVPMAALLLVGLSQVVDREPLLEITRAYLELLAPVRAEALMAQVALFLDNWKVVGTVGLAVLLFFSSLAFTVLENAMSVIFFHRVAIRRRHFLVSAIIPYCYILLLAAGLLLVSLVTGALHSMEADGLTLLGRTFTVGPLPGWLVYGLGVAGEALLLASLYLVMPVGRLALSHALIGGATAALLWEITRHLLTWYFSTLSFVNVIYGSLASAVIVLLSLEAAAIILLLGAQVIAEYERSGDGDGPDEGLRTE from the coding sequence ATGACCGATTTGCGGGTCAAGGGCAGGGCAACCTTTCTCGGCCGGGTGCTGGCCGGGTTCCGGGCCAACCAGGGGCTCCTGCTCTCCGGGGCGGTGGCCTACTACACCCTGCTCTCGGTGGTGCCCATGGCGGCGCTGCTGCTGGTGGGCCTGTCCCAGGTGGTGGACCGGGAGCCGTTGCTGGAGATCACCCGCGCCTACCTGGAGCTGCTGGCGCCGGTGCGGGCCGAGGCGCTGATGGCGCAGGTGGCGCTGTTCCTGGACAACTGGAAGGTGGTGGGGACGGTGGGCCTGGCGGTGCTGCTGTTCTTCAGCTCGCTGGCCTTCACGGTGCTGGAGAACGCCATGTCGGTGATCTTCTTCCACCGGGTGGCCATCCGCCGCCGCCACTTCCTGGTCTCGGCCATCATCCCCTACTGCTACATCCTGCTGCTGGCCGCGGGGTTGCTGCTGGTGAGCCTGGTCACCGGCGCCCTGCACAGCATGGAGGCCGACGGGCTCACCCTGCTGGGCCGCACCTTCACCGTGGGGCCGCTGCCGGGCTGGCTGGTCTACGGCCTCGGCGTGGCCGGCGAGGCGCTGCTGCTCGCCTCCCTCTACCTGGTGATGCCGGTGGGCCGGCTGGCACTCTCCCACGCCCTCATCGGCGGGGCGACCGCGGCGCTGCTGTGGGAGATCACCCGCCACCTGCTGACGTGGTACTTCTCCACCCTCTCCTTCGTGAACGTCATCTACGGCTCCCTGGCCAGCGCGGTGATCGTGCTGCTGAGCCTGGAGGCGGCGGCGATCATCCTCCTGCTGGGGGCCCAGGTGATCGCCGAGTACGAGCGCAGCGGAGACGGGGACGGGCCGGACGAGGGATTGCGTACGGAGTAG
- a CDS encoding cation diffusion facilitator family transporter yields the protein MHDHSHHHNHSHDHHDHHHGATGRVLWIALAATLGFAVVEAVAGWWSGSLALLGDAGHMFSDSTALGLAALAAWVARRPPSTRHSYGLGRAEVVAALVNALLMLAVVTGIVVHAVERLQSPVPVRGAAVLGVAALGLGVNVVVALLLSRGGGGLNVRAALLHVLGDLLGSVAALLSGAVILYTGWMPIDPLLSLLICAIILFSSLRLLREALHILMEGVPAHITLEEVGRRMAAGDGVREVHDLHVWTLSSGHVALSAHVVVEDLGAWPAVLTGLRVRLEEEFGITHTTLQPEPLDRPLRPMPYPR from the coding sequence ATGCACGATCACTCGCACCACCACAACCACAGCCACGATCACCACGACCACCACCACGGGGCCACGGGGCGGGTGCTCTGGATCGCCCTGGCGGCGACCCTCGGCTTCGCGGTGGTGGAGGCGGTGGCGGGCTGGTGGTCGGGGTCGCTGGCCCTGCTCGGCGACGCCGGCCACATGTTCAGCGACAGCACCGCGCTGGGGCTGGCGGCGCTGGCCGCCTGGGTGGCGCGGCGGCCGCCCTCCACGCGCCACTCCTACGGCCTCGGGCGGGCCGAGGTGGTGGCGGCGCTGGTCAACGCCCTGCTGATGCTGGCGGTGGTGACCGGCATCGTGGTGCACGCCGTGGAGCGGCTGCAGAGCCCGGTGCCGGTGCGCGGCGCGGCGGTGCTCGGCGTGGCGGCCCTGGGGCTGGGGGTGAACGTGGTCGTGGCGCTGCTGCTCAGCCGCGGCGGCGGCGGCCTCAATGTCCGCGCGGCCCTGCTGCACGTGCTCGGCGACCTGCTGGGCTCGGTGGCGGCGCTGCTCTCCGGCGCGGTGATCCTCTACACCGGCTGGATGCCCATCGATCCCCTGCTGTCGCTGCTCATCTGCGCCATCATCCTGTTCTCCAGCCTGCGCCTGCTGCGCGAGGCGCTGCACATCCTGATGGAGGGGGTGCCGGCCCACATCACCCTGGAGGAGGTGGGACGGCGGATGGCGGCGGGCGACGGCGTGCGCGAGGTCCACGACCTGCACGTGTGGACCCTCTCCTCGGGGCACGTGGCCCTCTCCGCCCACGTGGTGGTGGAGGATCTCGGCGCCTGGCCGGCGGTGCTCACGGGCCTGCGGGTGCGGCTGGAGGAGGAGTTCGGCATCACCCACACCACCCTGCAGCCCGAGCCCCTCGACCGGCCCCTGCGTCCCATGCCCTATCCGCGCTGA
- a CDS encoding clostripain-related cysteine peptidase has product MPETVRKRKSWTLMIYMGGFNDLDPFVLEDLQELETVGSTDSVNIIAQFDLAGEAGVARRHYITRNRTGGAFASPEVGHTRTEPNVGDPRELLDFVTFCAKNYPAEHYMLTFWGHGLGVFDKKAADTGRVNLSRAAFSNVPYQLGGALAKPARIEDVLAKLVIIDPETGDALTDREIGELSASLRAALGQRLDVVHFDACYMATLELARQCAAFADHMVASQYIVPYQGMPYGLNGIAALLNGRPAPDRLATGLVEAFRAFYGDRMHKDEIRATISAIDLRRVPALGAALDVLADELKVYIADHPMEALVALSAARERTRPNFGVSPYEWDPGDDIVDLFALARSMEGGGVPQRVADACAAVGALAGEVVRAEAHGGKDFSGSPHLTGLTIYLPKFRGDTANPYPARVMDYPYQYRLNNPHWFGFIDRFQFPTQTVSVDLSGATLEICAAEGAAMLRGGRCDIASFDTAARQVGVSLGAIRLRLGVQRRTEIRWRVQQGAWSCEGRISAAADAEAAIEWDMPTDIAGATLSFSVLEGGQAFEVQQVPVSLFQRRADCLLVCADDDIRLGEEARGSVDYLPLSRVDGLGTRIIAAYADGAVIRSQPRLTDDYGLGPEELRTYLALLEGGGHLVLVGRDIRYAIETAQNAEAQALLAGAGDLGWSEPEFATAGGPVELLPVAGGPLATLPAVQMEAGDLEYADVFTPSVGTVLLQFAGFGACAVLQPCGRGKLSWVGFNLSLLPRPWLVAFLGSFGRIKIPHNQ; this is encoded by the coding sequence ATGCCGGAGACGGTACGGAAGAGGAAGAGCTGGACGCTGATGATCTACATGGGGGGGTTCAACGACCTCGACCCCTTTGTGCTCGAGGATCTGCAGGAGCTCGAGACGGTGGGCTCCACGGACAGCGTCAACATCATCGCCCAGTTCGATCTGGCCGGAGAGGCGGGGGTCGCACGGCGGCACTACATCACCCGCAACCGGACCGGCGGCGCGTTCGCCTCGCCAGAGGTCGGCCACACGCGTACCGAGCCCAACGTGGGGGACCCGCGGGAGCTGCTCGATTTCGTCACCTTCTGCGCGAAGAACTACCCTGCGGAACACTACATGCTGACCTTCTGGGGTCACGGACTCGGTGTGTTCGACAAGAAGGCCGCGGACACCGGCCGGGTCAACCTCTCCCGCGCCGCCTTCTCCAATGTCCCCTACCAGCTGGGCGGTGCCCTGGCCAAGCCCGCGCGGATCGAGGACGTTCTGGCGAAGCTCGTCATCATCGACCCGGAGACGGGCGACGCCCTCACCGATCGTGAGATCGGCGAACTGAGCGCCTCCCTCCGCGCGGCCCTGGGGCAGAGACTCGATGTGGTGCACTTCGATGCCTGCTACATGGCCACGCTGGAACTCGCCAGACAGTGCGCCGCCTTTGCCGACCACATGGTTGCCTCCCAGTACATCGTGCCCTATCAGGGCATGCCCTATGGCCTGAACGGTATCGCTGCGCTGCTCAACGGCAGGCCCGCGCCGGACCGGCTGGCCACCGGGCTGGTGGAGGCGTTCCGGGCGTTCTACGGGGATCGGATGCACAAGGACGAGATCCGCGCCACCATCTCCGCCATCGACCTCAGGCGCGTGCCGGCCCTCGGGGCGGCACTCGATGTGCTCGCGGACGAGCTGAAGGTCTATATTGCGGACCACCCCATGGAGGCCCTGGTCGCACTCAGCGCAGCGCGGGAGCGGACGCGTCCGAACTTCGGTGTCAGTCCTTACGAGTGGGATCCCGGTGACGACATCGTCGACCTGTTCGCCCTCGCGCGGTCGATGGAGGGGGGCGGGGTGCCGCAGCGGGTCGCCGATGCCTGCGCGGCGGTCGGTGCCCTGGCCGGCGAAGTGGTCCGCGCCGAGGCGCACGGCGGCAAGGACTTCTCCGGGTCGCCCCACCTCACAGGGCTGACCATCTACCTCCCGAAGTTCCGCGGCGACACCGCCAACCCCTATCCTGCACGGGTGATGGACTATCCCTACCAGTACCGGCTCAACAATCCCCACTGGTTCGGTTTCATCGACAGGTTCCAGTTTCCCACCCAGACGGTGTCCGTGGACCTCTCCGGGGCGACCCTGGAGATTTGCGCCGCCGAGGGAGCGGCGATGCTGCGCGGCGGGCGATGCGACATCGCCTCGTTCGATACCGCCGCCCGGCAGGTGGGCGTCTCCCTGGGGGCGATCCGGCTGCGCCTGGGGGTGCAGCGCAGGACGGAGATCCGCTGGCGTGTCCAGCAGGGGGCATGGTCCTGCGAGGGGCGGATCAGCGCCGCGGCGGATGCTGAGGCGGCCATCGAATGGGACATGCCCACGGACATCGCCGGGGCCACACTCTCCTTCAGCGTCCTGGAAGGCGGGCAGGCCTTCGAGGTGCAGCAGGTGCCCGTGAGCCTGTTCCAGCGCCGGGCCGACTGCCTGCTTGTGTGCGCCGACGACGACATCCGGCTGGGAGAGGAAGCCAGGGGGAGCGTGGATTATCTTCCGCTCTCCCGCGTGGATGGCCTCGGCACGCGAATCATCGCCGCCTACGCCGATGGCGCCGTCATCCGCTCGCAGCCGCGGCTGACCGATGACTACGGTCTCGGCCCGGAGGAGTTGCGGACCTACCTCGCGCTGCTCGAAGGCGGTGGCCATCTGGTGCTCGTGGGTCGGGACATCCGCTATGCCATCGAGACGGCACAGAACGCAGAGGCGCAGGCGCTGCTGGCGGGCGCGGGGGACCTGGGCTGGTCGGAGCCGGAGTTCGCCACCGCCGGCGGGCCGGTGGAACTGTTGCCCGTTGCGGGCGGGCCACTGGCGACGCTTCCTGCGGTCCAGATGGAGGCAGGTGACCTTGAGTACGCCGACGTGTTCACCCCATCCGTGGGCACGGTTCTGCTGCAATTTGCGGGCTTCGGTGCCTGTGCAGTGTTACAGCCGTGCGGTCGCGGGAAACTGAGCTGGGTCGGTTTCAACCTCTCACTGCTGCCCCGTCCCTGGCTGGTTGCGTTCCTTGGATCCTTCGGTAGAATCAAAATTCCTCATAATCAATAA
- a CDS encoding radical SAM/SPASM domain-containing protein has protein sequence MKVSQYTLIFPFDGKFLILNSLTQALSIVPKPYHDLLQRMRAGVAFPDDDHHPLVDELYEQGFLVPDSTDETVFARSQMAAIRPVLSAQLRQEIVIVPTFSCNLTCAYCFQHAGRHDGEARVPVNTLASSDVMSGPMIDAAFDAVDAFPGAGQRVITLFGGEPLINSPRLRAANERICRKTRERGWDLRIYTNGIDLVGSTDLVRAYRPDFQVTFHDFCDRAGDFRESPLFRKWLAGIRAAAAEGVRVTIRINVSAADVDLMPNVCRRFVQSGLFSSKNVRAYFTPVLNKNFGEAGYDQGAMRVLGRLLDLRQMNSSMQAVDFIGWKVLDYFKAMGGNRDVPVPRFVRCPAMENLLCFDVSGMIYPCYELAGFPQYAVGSYYPKLALDREKYARWQSRTILHEAARSCGACPTATVCGGGCAADSLRRENDLHAASCEVTPAELGHFIERHPELVRRAISGKRLFD, from the coding sequence ATGAAGGTCAGCCAGTACACCCTGATCTTCCCCTTTGACGGGAAGTTCCTGATCCTGAACAGCCTGACCCAGGCCCTCAGCATCGTTCCAAAGCCCTATCACGATCTCCTCCAACGGATGAGAGCCGGGGTGGCGTTCCCGGACGATGACCATCATCCGCTGGTCGACGAGCTCTACGAGCAGGGTTTCCTGGTGCCGGACAGCACCGACGAGACGGTGTTCGCGCGGTCGCAGATGGCCGCGATCCGTCCGGTCCTTTCCGCCCAGTTGCGCCAGGAGATCGTGATCGTCCCCACCTTCTCCTGCAATCTGACCTGCGCCTACTGCTTCCAGCATGCGGGCCGGCACGACGGCGAGGCCCGGGTGCCGGTCAATACCCTCGCCTCGAGCGATGTCATGTCCGGGCCGATGATCGACGCGGCATTCGATGCCGTCGACGCGTTCCCGGGCGCCGGGCAACGTGTGATTACCCTTTTCGGTGGCGAACCGCTCATCAACTCACCGCGCCTCAGGGCGGCCAACGAGCGCATCTGCCGCAAGACCCGCGAGCGGGGCTGGGATCTCCGTATCTACACCAACGGCATCGATCTGGTGGGCAGCACGGACCTGGTCCGGGCCTACCGCCCGGACTTCCAGGTCACCTTCCACGACTTCTGCGACAGGGCGGGGGACTTTCGTGAATCTCCCCTCTTCCGCAAGTGGCTCGCGGGCATCAGGGCCGCGGCCGCCGAGGGGGTGCGCGTGACCATACGCATCAATGTCTCCGCGGCGGATGTGGATCTGATGCCCAATGTCTGCCGCCGCTTCGTGCAGTCGGGCTTGTTTTCTTCGAAGAACGTTCGCGCCTATTTCACGCCGGTGCTGAACAAGAACTTCGGGGAGGCGGGTTACGATCAGGGGGCGATGCGCGTGCTCGGACGGCTGCTTGACCTGCGGCAGATGAATTCATCCATGCAGGCGGTGGACTTCATCGGCTGGAAGGTGCTGGACTACTTCAAGGCGATGGGGGGAAACCGGGATGTGCCAGTGCCCCGGTTCGTGCGCTGTCCCGCCATGGAGAACCTGCTCTGCTTCGATGTCAGCGGCATGATCTACCCCTGCTACGAGCTGGCCGGCTTTCCCCAGTATGCGGTGGGCTCGTACTACCCGAAGCTGGCGCTGGACCGGGAAAAGTACGCCCGGTGGCAGTCGCGCACCATTCTCCACGAGGCGGCGCGGAGCTGTGGCGCCTGTCCCACGGCCACCGTCTGCGGTGGAGGCTGCGCCGCGGACTCGCTGCGCCGCGAAAATGACCTGCATGCGGCGTCCTGCGAGGTGACACCGGCCGAGTTAGGCCACTTCATCGAGCGCCATCCCGAACTGGTCCGGCGGGCCATCTCCGGAAAGCGGCTGTTCGATTGA
- a CDS encoding radical SAM protein, with amino-acid sequence MSLDVPVGDISPHSFGLLMTRQCPAQCDHCVMHSTPKTLETVDVVTAENYIEAAARIGHGSRAFREKGKLPSIAFSGGDPYVQPELFKHLIRHATRMGLRSEGATSGFWGRGRRRCFTYLEELKDCGLHHVGLSWDDMHAPYVAAEAIRNIIDAVIHLDMKLTINVLQYRGSTITVENFWEYLGVSPEQAAAYERSPSILRVRENHYCEVGRGKQHGDVVLDPRRHYTEMDRCDFAIQSPVMDWNGDFFCCCGFSNYDFHESLEESPLKLGNFNGLGVDGMVEVYEAMKHDLLFLLLYLVGPAGFLREILKDNPGLSSRTQYCGQCDVCNELWGNADLLEHAPATLERLARQMGI; translated from the coding sequence TTGAGCCTGGACGTCCCGGTCGGAGATATCAGCCCACACTCCTTCGGCCTGCTCATGACCCGGCAGTGCCCGGCCCAGTGCGATCACTGCGTCATGCACTCCACGCCGAAGACGCTGGAGACCGTCGACGTGGTGACGGCCGAGAACTACATCGAGGCGGCAGCGCGCATCGGGCACGGTTCGCGGGCCTTTCGCGAAAAGGGCAAGCTCCCCTCGATTGCCTTCTCCGGGGGCGATCCCTATGTCCAGCCGGAGCTGTTCAAACACCTGATCCGGCATGCCACCCGCATGGGGCTGCGCTCGGAGGGCGCCACCAGCGGCTTCTGGGGCCGCGGCCGGAGGCGCTGCTTCACCTACCTCGAGGAGCTCAAGGATTGCGGGCTCCACCATGTGGGGTTGTCATGGGACGACATGCACGCCCCGTACGTGGCGGCGGAGGCCATCCGCAACATCATCGATGCCGTCATCCACCTGGACATGAAGCTCACGATCAACGTGCTCCAGTACCGGGGATCGACCATCACGGTCGAGAATTTCTGGGAGTATCTGGGCGTCTCCCCGGAGCAGGCGGCGGCTTATGAACGGAGCCCCAGCATTCTGCGCGTACGGGAGAACCACTACTGCGAGGTGGGACGGGGAAAGCAGCACGGGGATGTGGTTCTCGACCCCCGTCGTCACTACACGGAAATGGATCGCTGCGACTTCGCCATCCAGTCACCGGTGATGGACTGGAACGGTGACTTCTTCTGCTGTTGCGGCTTCTCCAACTATGATTTCCATGAGAGCCTCGAGGAGTCCCCGCTGAAACTCGGCAACTTCAATGGTCTTGGTGTTGACGGGATGGTCGAGGTCTACGAGGCCATGAAGCACGATCTGCTCTTCCTGCTCCTGTACCTGGTGGGTCCGGCAGGATTCCTGCGCGAGATCCTGAAGGACAACCCGGGCCTTTCGAGCCGGACGCAATACTGCGGCCAGTGCGATGTCTGCAATGAGCTCTGGGGCAATGCCGACCTCCTGGAGCATGCACCCGCCACACTCGAGCGTCTTGCCAGGCAGATGGGCATTTAG
- a CDS encoding paraquat-inducible protein A: MTDPALQSIADRFPRRALALRLLLLGTLVLLLAGLFAPIITLEKLLFVHNTFSLASGLVQLLGEGQVLVFLLVGGFSVLLPLAKLVVLFLFVGRHWADRTRLHRYVGWMHRYGRWSMLDVFVVAVLVATVKLGAVANVQVHYGLYLFAAAVLLTMAATAWVMRLADALEREAGA; encoded by the coding sequence ATGACCGACCCCGCGCTCCAGTCCATCGCCGATCGCTTCCCGCGCCGCGCCCTCGCCCTGCGGCTGCTGCTGCTCGGCACCCTGGTGTTGCTGCTGGCCGGACTGTTCGCGCCCATCATCACGCTGGAGAAGCTGCTGTTCGTGCACAACACCTTCTCGCTCGCCTCGGGGCTGGTGCAGTTGCTGGGGGAGGGGCAGGTGCTGGTTTTCCTGCTGGTGGGCGGCTTCAGCGTGCTGCTGCCCCTGGCCAAGCTGGTGGTGCTGTTCCTGTTCGTGGGCCGGCACTGGGCCGACCGGACCCGCCTGCACCGCTACGTGGGCTGGATGCACCGCTACGGGCGCTGGTCCATGCTCGACGTGTTCGTGGTGGCGGTGCTGGTGGCCACGGTCAAGCTCGGCGCCGTGGCCAATGTTCAGGTCCACTACGGCCTCTACCTCTTCGCCGCCGCCGTGCTCCTCACCATGGCCGCCACCGCCTGGGTGATGCGGCTGGCCGATGCGCTGGAGCGGGAGGCGGGAGCCTGA
- a CDS encoding serine/threonine-protein kinase, with translation MRRIQVEYLGRGGHAEILRAIPPAPAGGAITLKVLRGDLADSHAARTRLERDGEVLARLRGRPGFPQLIRAGRLFGRPCLAYGYIPGLPLDRLWSTATGRTPAPLDPAPARRIGTGLLRRLQILHELDPPVLHGDVSPENILVDARRTVHLIDFGCACTLHPGRVRGAGPVGKPRYLSPEQARGEPWDQRSDLYQAGIVLYELLTARHWNPGRSAGEARVLAAEPPRLDPAAVQREFAGVLARLLAPASDARYRSARAALAELAGAQAPG, from the coding sequence ATGAGACGGATCCAGGTGGAATACCTGGGTCGCGGGGGACACGCGGAGATCCTGCGCGCCATTCCGCCCGCTCCTGCCGGCGGGGCCATCACCCTCAAGGTGCTGCGCGGGGACCTGGCGGACAGCCACGCGGCCCGGACCCGGCTGGAGCGGGACGGCGAGGTGCTGGCCCGCCTGCGGGGGCGGCCCGGTTTTCCGCAGCTCATCCGTGCGGGACGGCTCTTCGGACGCCCCTGCCTAGCCTATGGATACATCCCCGGGCTGCCGCTGGACCGCCTGTGGTCCACGGCGACCGGCCGCACGCCCGCACCCCTGGACCCGGCGCCGGCCCGGCGGATCGGCACCGGGCTGCTGCGGCGGCTGCAGATCCTGCACGAACTGGACCCGCCCGTGCTCCACGGTGATGTCAGCCCGGAGAACATCCTGGTGGACGCCCGGCGCACCGTGCACCTCATCGATTTCGGGTGCGCCTGCACGCTCCACCCCGGCCGGGTCCGGGGCGCGGGCCCGGTGGGCAAGCCCCGCTATCTCTCGCCCGAGCAGGCCCGGGGCGAGCCCTGGGACCAACGCAGCGATCTCTACCAGGCCGGGATTGTCCTCTACGAGCTGCTGACCGCCCGCCACTGGAATCCCGGCCGCAGCGCCGGCGAGGCGCGGGTGCTGGCGGCGGAACCGCCGCGCCTGGACCCGGCTGCTGTCCAGCGGGAATTCGCCGGGGTGCTGGCCAGGCTGCTCGCGCCCGCTTCTGATGCCCGCTACCGGAGCGCCCGCGCCGCCCTGGCGGAACTGGCCGGGGCGCAGGCGCCGGGTTGA
- a CDS encoding nitrilase-related carbon-nitrogen hydrolase, which produces MWGLCSALLAAIALPPVGLPVAGAVSLVPLLLHAQRHGARGAALQGTVFGTVLGCHVYLGALGYELRTFIAAVALTTLLCAAAAGITARLSTRPLPLLLVPPAWVLVELAAEQAGLPFSFALLLSGKPAWLAPAALGGHHLVTLLLVAFQILLARSLGQAGSSACRWSAALLAAVISMASTDTPPMAHGAPRPQISVAVMQTDIPPRETAAPAARNALEQLAARRTAMARRAAGNGSRPDLLIWPEIPFGQYEFRLQDGSPAAALARQLETAMLVAAPDLAPDGALLNAVFSIAASGRVLHRHVKQRNIPFLENAYGTRPDLRPHRGLPGLPGSLVCFEAAFDAVPGRLADAGAGFLVVAGNDAYAGPSFLSLLHREMVRLRAVETGRTTVLAANGGPSAIIGPDGTTRAGLERFHSGHIIAAVEPRTEPTLFTRHRLPWHALFWLAGMASILTALVRAQRRKGGRRVSAARAAGTLLLALASLPLCLAQSAWSRQEYLARHLAPGDRQLADFVPELAPEQNDYSHLRAGDPDAAFAGALAYLLRSHGLPETRDSVTRRIRLLSRTGTVDPDIETLNASYGFGTMIVDREALPRATPARPALAELHSGETVAVRAYDAERVLLFSPLRGRELAIRTPAFLDAWRGKLLFLVTPARPWDGAPG; this is translated from the coding sequence ATGTGGGGTCTCTGCAGCGCCCTTCTTGCCGCAATCGCCTTGCCGCCCGTCGGCCTCCCCGTCGCCGGGGCCGTCAGCCTCGTACCACTGCTGCTGCACGCGCAGCGGCACGGGGCGCGTGGTGCCGCGCTGCAGGGCACGGTGTTCGGTACGGTCCTGGGCTGCCACGTCTACCTCGGCGCACTGGGCTACGAGCTGCGCACCTTCATCGCCGCCGTGGCGCTCACCACGCTGCTGTGCGCGGCCGCCGCGGGGATCACCGCACGGCTCTCCACCCGGCCGCTCCCGCTGCTCCTGGTCCCGCCCGCCTGGGTCCTGGTGGAACTCGCCGCCGAACAGGCGGGACTGCCCTTCAGCTTCGCCCTGCTGCTGTCCGGCAAACCGGCCTGGCTCGCACCGGCGGCGCTGGGAGGACACCACCTGGTCACGTTGCTGCTGGTAGCGTTCCAGATCCTGCTGGCCCGCAGCCTGGGACAGGCCGGATCCAGTGCCTGCCGCTGGAGCGCGGCTCTCCTGGCCGCTGTCATTTCCATGGCGTCGACGGACACGCCGCCGATGGCCCACGGCGCTCCCCGGCCGCAAATCTCCGTGGCGGTGATGCAGACCGACATCCCGCCCCGGGAGACGGCGGCCCCCGCCGCACGCAACGCCCTGGAACAGCTGGCGGCCAGGCGCACGGCAATGGCCCGGCGGGCCGCCGGGAACGGTTCCCGCCCCGACTTGCTGATCTGGCCCGAGATCCCCTTCGGCCAGTACGAGTTCCGGCTGCAGGACGGCAGTCCCGCCGCCGCCCTGGCCCGGCAGCTGGAGACGGCGATGCTGGTGGCCGCACCGGATCTCGCCCCGGACGGTGCGCTTCTCAACGCCGTCTTTTCCATCGCCGCCTCGGGCCGCGTCCTGCACCGCCACGTCAAGCAGCGGAACATCCCCTTCCTGGAGAACGCCTATGGGACCCGGCCCGACCTGCGGCCCCACCGCGGACTTCCGGGCCTGCCGGGCAGCCTGGTCTGCTTCGAGGCGGCCTTCGACGCGGTCCCCGGCCGCCTCGCGGATGCCGGGGCCGGCTTCCTGGTGGTCGCCGGCAACGACGCCTACGCCGGCCCCTCCTTTCTCTCCCTGCTTCACCGCGAAATGGTCCGGCTGCGGGCCGTGGAGACCGGGCGCACCACCGTTCTCGCCGCCAATGGCGGCCCCTCCGCCATCATCGGACCCGACGGCACGACCCGCGCCGGTCTGGAACGGTTCCATTCCGGCCACATCATCGCGGCGGTGGAACCCCGGACAGAGCCCACCCTGTTCACCCGGCACCGGCTGCCGTGGCACGCCCTCTTCTGGCTCGCCGGCATGGCCTCGATCCTCACCGCGCTGGTCCGCGCGCAGCGCCGGAAAGGCGGCCGGCGCGTCAGTGCCGCCCGTGCCGCCGGCACCCTCCTCCTGGCCCTGGCGTCCCTGCCCCTGTGCCTCGCCCAGTCGGCCTGGAGCCGCCAGGAGTACCTGGCCCGGCACCTCGCTCCGGGTGATCGCCAACTTGCCGACTTCGTTCCCGAGCTCGCCCCGGAGCAGAACGACTACAGCCATCTGCGGGCCGGGGATCCCGACGCGGCATTCGCCGGCGCCCTGGCCTACCTGCTGCGCAGTCACGGGCTCCCGGAGACCCGGGACAGCGTCACCCGACGCATACGGTTGCTGTCGCGGACCGGCACCGTCGATCCGGATATTGAAACCCTCAACGCCAGCTACGGCTTCGGAACGATGATCGTGGATCGGGAGGCGCTGCCCCGGGCGACGCCGGCGCGACCGGCCCTCGCCGAGCTGCATTCCGGGGAGACGGTGGCGGTGCGCGCCTACGATGCCGAACGGGTCCTGCTCTTCTCGCCGTTGCGGGGACGCGAACTGGCCATCCGGACCCCGGCGTTCCTGGACGCCTGGCGCGGGAAGCTGCTGTTTCTCGTCACCCCCGCCCGCCCCTGGGACGGGGCGCCGGGATGA
- a CDS encoding Flp family type IVb pilin, whose amino-acid sequence MAAIQSPRVRNALHQRGQGLSEYIIIVALIAVAAIGVVGFFGDTLSNQMAGMAMEMAGQGGDTAQQTATAQAASAQANAATAKTLDNYASAN is encoded by the coding sequence ATGGCTGCTATCCAATCCCCCCGGGTCCGCAACGCGCTGCACCAGCGTGGTCAGGGCCTGTCCGAATACATCATCATCGTCGCTCTCATCGCGGTCGCCGCCATCGGCGTCGTGGGTTTCTTCGGCGACACCCTCAGCAACCAGATGGCGGGCATGGCCATGGAAATGGCCGGCCAGGGTGGTGACACCGCCCAGCAGACGGCCACGGCCCAGGCCGCCTCGGCCCAGGCCAACGCCGCCACCGCCAAGACCCTGGACAACTACGCGAGCGCCAACTGA